From the genome of Alosa alosa isolate M-15738 ecotype Scorff River chromosome 18, AALO_Geno_1.1, whole genome shotgun sequence, one region includes:
- the si:dkey-192p21.6 gene encoding heparan-alpha-glucosaminide N-acetyltransferase, producing MKGVHGVLTKALLVVIFSNDLCKGTSDKENTLKMDEALLTVHNQLTEDITVLYASDYCHKCLYLPVVSVSTGQKNASVVVSTLFTLTLKVEPDSRNRTLCRWTQTFEEAGHYSLWVTQYETPSDLTCFLSVDKSPNNSYLPLLAAALLLAFLSLLWTVAPYVYRWKCTSKIINLISCQRPQLSTENEDLSAEISSQPRSSRLKSLDTFRGFSLTLMVFVNYGGGGYWFFQHAPWNGLTVADLVMPWFVFIIGTSVVLAFSSMRRRGVGRLQLLRKLSWRSMVLILIGFCFINYSPRDGLLAWSWLRIPGVLQRLGFTYFVLALMQTFSARTDVPLKQHNWWNPIQDVVLYWPEWVFIVALETVWLCVTFLLPVPGCPTGYLGAGGIGDEGLFPNCTGGAAAYVDKWLLGDNIYWHPTCKALYRSTQPFDPEGVLGTINSVVMGFMGMQAGKILLFFRPKNHNVLIRFLVWAILLGTCAAILSKCTRDEGFIPVNKNLWSLSYVTCMGFMSFLLFGLMYFIIDIKGWWGGQPFIYPGMNSIFVYVGHSLLGFYFPFTWEMRYQDSHWEGLFKSLWGTFLWVLIAYLLYRKKFFLKI from the exons AAAACACCTTGAAAATGGATGAAGCCTTGCTAACAGTCCACAACCAACTGACAGAAGACATCACAGTGCTCTATGCCTCAGACTACTGCCACAAG TGTCTGTACCTGCCAGTGGTCAGTGTGAGTACAGGACAGAAGAATGCATCTGTAGTGGTCAGCACGCTGTTCACCCTCACTCTAAAGGTTGAGCCGGACTCTCGAAACCGGACTTTATGCAG GTGGACGCAGACTTTTGAGGAGGCAGGACATTATTCCCTCTGGGTCACTCAGTATGAGACACCCAGCGATCTGACCTGCTTTCTGTCCGTGGACAAGAGTCCAAATAACAGCTACCTAC CTCTCCTGGCTGCAGCTCTTCTTCTggcttttctgtctctcctatGGACAGTGGCACCATACGTATACAG ATGGAAGTGTACTTCAAAGATCATCAATTTAATTTCCTGCCAGCGCCCTCAATTATCTACAGAAAAT gAAGATCTATCTGCTGAGATTAGTAGCCAACCAAGATCCTCGCGGCTAAAGTCACTGGACACCTTCCGAGg GTTCTCTTTGACGCTCATGGTGTTTGTGAACTACGGAGGAGGAGGCTACTGGTTCTTTCAGCATGCTCCATGGAACG GTCTAACTGTGGCTGATCTTGTGATGCCTTG GTTTGTGTTCATCATCGGCACGTCGGTAGTGCTGGCCTTCAGCTCCATGCGGCGGAGAGGCGTGGGCCGCCTGCAGCTGCTGAGGAAGCTGTCCTGGAGATCCATGGTCCTGATTCTGATTGGCTTCTGCTTCATCAACTACAGCCCCAGAGATGGACTGT TGGCATGGTCCTGGTTACGGATTCCTGGAGTTCTGCAGCGTTTGGGCTTCACCTACTTTGTTTTGGCTTTGATGCAGACCTTCTCAGCCCGAACAGACGTCCCTCTGAAACAG CATAACTGGTGGAACCCTATTCAGGATGTGGTGTTATACTGGCCCGAGTGGGTCTTCATCGTTGCTCTGGAGACGGTGTGGTTGTGTGTCACCTTCCTGCTACCTGTCCCCGGCTGCCCCAC TGGCTATTTAGGAGCCGGTGGTATTGGAGATGAAGGGCTGTTCCCCAACTGCACCGGAGGAGCAGCTGCATATGTAGACAAGTGGTTGTTGGGAGACAACATATACTGGCATCCAACCTGCAAG gCCCTGTACCGATCGACACAGCCCTTTGACCCGGAGGGAGTTCTGGGAACAATCAACTCTGTGGTCATGGGTTTCATGGGGATGCAG GCTGGGAAGATTCTCCTGTTCTTTCGTCCGAAGAATCACAACGTCTTGATCCGATTCCTTGTTTGGGCCATTCTGCTG GGAACCTGCGCAGCCATCCTTTCTAAGTGCACACGAGACGAAGGATTTATACCTGTCAATAAAAATCTTTG GTCTCTGTCTTATGTGACTTGCATGGGTTTCATGTCCTTCCTCCTGTTCGGATTGATGTACTTCATCATAGACATCAAAGGCTGGTGGGGAGGTCAGCCTTTCATATATCCAG GCATGAACTCCATCTTTGTGTATGTGGGCCACTCTCTGCTGGGCTTCTACTTCCCATTCACCTGGGAGATGCGCTACCAAGATAGCCACTGGGAAGGGCTCTTTAAGAGCCTATGGGGCACCTTCCTCTGGGTCCTGATCGCCTACCTCCTCTACAGAAAGAAATTCTTCCTCAAAATCTGA